Proteins encoded together in one Aerosakkonema funiforme FACHB-1375 window:
- a CDS encoding TrbI/VirB10 family protein: protein MTDPKDYSEFASFDPDHIRASESSSASERTSLGLPERSSRSPESLERPSSSDRNGDEAATVWDRKRLAELVNFEEDGEPRSAKKSDSPGAEKDATNNIVSRDELFEFDPDDPNQSKTERTFSNSPWTKGGLVGMGAMVVFVGAGLFLNNVFNRGKVAQAPPTPTPTPALTPAPTPAENETGKLKTEIALGTQAEQLAALNRAKSPSNLTPTPTATPSPSLAPTATNTSPNQAQTSTPTPTRTAKPVVSPPANNTPSPAPRVIVREVVKRVPVPVPVPQPAPVRQVPIATNRPAPVPVALDRPARQIVRSAPPLRSAQSPAPAPTIAPTPTPRPPAVQPKEPTIAPTPRPTRATEASPQPDPFAQWQALASVGSYGQADVPGDDSQEVAAVPVPSQQAEPAMPGQIGVSPVPVSAYPYTVMPPAAPGAYSPGEQVAIAAAERSSIALPKAVRVIADPPAPYTNQGTSNDAAEESLLLNGSRSPAAQPQPEVAAINPEESLLLNGSASTVAQTNQSPDLVAANSGMQAVDAEEDVLMGRVPQQPPLSLRDNSPALSGQYLQVGTSASGKLITPVLNPSGVTTANTNKYANNPSNPNAQRFAVQLTSPLLNAYGQPIVNPGTLIVFTVASVAPNGWVDAIAESVVFSDGREYRLPPGAIGIRGDGGKPLIAKKWDDKSREIFSQDANAFLFGALSNVGRVLNQPRSESYEYNSGFGFGLGRRSIERNSPNVLGAVLSGGFAPVLESIMQRNAMAMQEMRQRPNIWYVSAGKEVQIFVNQSFQF, encoded by the coding sequence ATGACAGACCCCAAGGATTATTCTGAATTTGCTTCTTTCGATCCAGATCATATACGTGCAAGTGAAAGTAGTTCAGCTTCCGAGCGAACGTCTCTAGGATTACCAGAGCGCTCTAGCCGTTCCCCAGAATCTTTAGAGCGACCATCTTCTAGCGATCGAAATGGAGATGAAGCTGCCACGGTTTGGGATCGGAAAAGATTAGCGGAATTAGTTAATTTTGAAGAGGATGGTGAACCGCGCTCAGCTAAAAAATCAGACTCGCCTGGAGCAGAAAAAGACGCAACGAATAACATTGTTTCTCGCGATGAGTTATTTGAGTTCGATCCAGACGATCCAAACCAGTCTAAAACCGAACGCACTTTTTCTAATAGCCCTTGGACTAAGGGTGGTTTAGTCGGGATGGGCGCAATGGTCGTTTTTGTAGGCGCGGGACTTTTTCTCAATAACGTTTTCAATCGCGGGAAAGTCGCGCAAGCACCACCCACTCCCACTCCGACCCCAGCACTAACTCCAGCGCCGACACCAGCTGAAAATGAAACGGGAAAACTCAAGACTGAAATCGCTCTTGGCACCCAAGCCGAACAATTAGCGGCACTCAATCGTGCTAAAAGCCCTTCTAACCTAACTCCAACACCGACTGCAACACCAAGTCCAAGTTTGGCTCCCACGGCGACAAATACTTCTCCAAATCAAGCTCAAACTTCAACACCAACGCCCACCCGTACTGCCAAACCTGTTGTAAGCCCACCAGCAAATAACACACCTTCTCCCGCGCCCAGAGTCATCGTCAGAGAAGTGGTGAAAAGAGTTCCGGTGCCAGTTCCAGTACCGCAGCCAGCACCTGTCAGACAAGTGCCGATTGCCACCAATAGGCCAGCACCTGTACCCGTTGCACTCGATCGACCAGCTCGGCAGATTGTGCGATCGGCTCCGCCGCTGCGCTCAGCGCAATCGCCAGCACCAGCACCAACGATCGCTCCTACTCCTACTCCTAGACCTCCAGCGGTACAGCCAAAGGAACCGACGATCGCTCCTACTCCCAGACCTACTCGTGCAACAGAGGCATCACCACAGCCCGATCCGTTCGCACAATGGCAGGCACTAGCTAGTGTGGGTAGCTACGGACAGGCAGATGTTCCTGGGGACGACAGCCAAGAAGTTGCTGCTGTACCTGTCCCCTCTCAGCAGGCAGAACCAGCTATGCCGGGACAAATCGGCGTTTCCCCAGTACCTGTTAGTGCTTACCCTTATACGGTTATGCCGCCAGCAGCGCCGGGGGCGTACTCGCCAGGGGAACAAGTTGCGATCGCGGCAGCGGAACGAAGCTCTATCGCGCTTCCCAAAGCTGTAAGAGTTATTGCCGACCCGCCTGCGCCTTATACAAACCAAGGTACTAGCAACGACGCGGCTGAAGAAAGCCTACTACTGAATGGTTCTCGATCGCCAGCAGCTCAACCCCAACCCGAAGTAGCCGCCATCAACCCTGAAGAAAGCTTGCTACTGAATGGTTCTGCATCAACAGTAGCTCAAACCAACCAATCCCCCGATTTAGTCGCAGCCAACTCAGGTATGCAAGCGGTAGATGCCGAAGAAGATGTACTGATGGGCAGAGTTCCACAGCAACCACCATTATCACTGCGCGATAATTCTCCCGCTCTCAGCGGTCAATACCTCCAAGTAGGAACCAGCGCCAGCGGCAAGTTAATTACACCAGTCCTCAATCCTTCAGGAGTCACTACCGCCAACACTAATAAGTACGCTAATAATCCTTCTAACCCCAATGCTCAAAGGTTTGCAGTTCAGCTAACATCCCCCCTACTCAATGCCTACGGACAACCGATTGTTAATCCCGGCACTTTGATTGTATTTACAGTTGCTTCAGTTGCACCAAATGGATGGGTTGATGCTATCGCTGAATCTGTGGTGTTTTCTGATGGAAGAGAATACCGTTTACCCCCCGGAGCGATCGGTATTCGGGGAGATGGCGGCAAACCATTAATTGCTAAAAAATGGGATGACAAAAGCCGGGAAATTTTCTCGCAGGATGCTAATGCTTTTCTCTTTGGTGCGCTTAGCAATGTAGGCCGAGTATTAAATCAGCCTCGCAGCGAGTCTTATGAATATAATTCCGGTTTTGGTTTTGGTTTGGGTCGTCGCAGCATCGAGCGCAATAGTCCAAATGTTTTGGGTGCTGTATTGTCTGGCGGATTCGCTCCAGTTTTGGAGTCCATTATGCAGCGGAATGCTATGGCAATGCAAGAAATGCGTCAACGCCCCAACATTTGGTATGTATCCGCCGGTAAAGAAGTTCAGATTTTTGTTAATCAATCGTTCCAATTTTAG
- a CDS encoding type IV secretory system conjugative DNA transfer family protein — MKATVLSQSNTPNLSKLAPTQQLIHQLQSPSGLMLLGCLGFAIALQLLNGVGKKGKLATGYWGSGKEKTRAAKVAKKQMRKVTRNNVALYIGTPDHIRKKLRQEWETAGLIKKLNPWQQTIQTFAATPTLYVPDAQRGICAIGAAGSGKTFSVIDPLIRSALDQGFPVCLYDFKYPAQTKRAVAYAMKRGYTVRVFAPGFPESEICNPLDLIRDEEDAIAAGQLSMVLNKNFDKSGGTASSDKFFEDAGDALIEGILLVTKAIKTLTGTDEYCDLMMAQAILSLPSLAFRLEEASKTKLKVWTSRPLSQLISVKDSEKTVSGIVGTAQRIFQRFLKKDFVGAFCGQTTLPLDIDEKQLVIFGLDRNNRDIVGPLLAAILHMIVNRNVSRTVPRQDPLVVALDELPTLYLPALVNWLNENREDGFCGILGYQNVSQLEKAYGKELARAIIGGTATKFIFNPQDPESSKLFADYLGEMEIQLKSKSRSTGKGGGSRSINENIQKRHLLEAAQFAKMKTGKAVIINPAYTRGDEAYVPLFQSVKVPKDDVAEMQWSEDKWNFIQQKLQQRTLTISEEERREQFNVRRALASELFPLPDKEESKSNPGASELADIF, encoded by the coding sequence ATGAAGGCTACAGTTTTAAGTCAATCGAATACTCCTAATCTTTCTAAGTTGGCTCCGACTCAACAGTTAATTCACCAACTTCAGTCCCCCAGTGGGTTGATGCTGTTAGGATGTCTGGGTTTTGCGATCGCTTTACAATTGCTAAATGGAGTTGGTAAGAAAGGCAAGCTTGCTACTGGCTACTGGGGAAGTGGAAAAGAAAAAACCCGTGCTGCTAAAGTTGCTAAAAAACAGATGCGAAAAGTGACTCGCAATAACGTCGCTCTCTATATTGGCACACCAGATCATATCAGAAAAAAGCTGCGTCAAGAGTGGGAAACTGCTGGACTGATTAAAAAGTTAAATCCTTGGCAGCAAACAATCCAAACATTCGCTGCGACACCGACTTTATACGTACCGGATGCCCAACGGGGGATTTGTGCTATAGGTGCAGCGGGTTCGGGAAAAACTTTCAGCGTGATTGACCCTTTGATTCGTTCAGCACTTGACCAAGGTTTCCCAGTCTGTCTTTACGATTTTAAATATCCGGCGCAAACTAAACGGGCTGTAGCTTACGCCATGAAGCGGGGTTATACCGTGAGAGTTTTTGCACCTGGTTTTCCTGAAAGCGAAATTTGCAATCCCCTTGATTTGATTAGAGATGAAGAAGATGCGATCGCCGCAGGTCAACTATCAATGGTTTTAAACAAAAACTTCGATAAAAGTGGAGGAACTGCTTCTAGCGATAAGTTTTTTGAGGATGCGGGAGATGCGTTAATTGAAGGCATTTTATTAGTGACTAAAGCCATTAAAACTTTGACAGGTACAGATGAATACTGTGATTTGATGATGGCACAAGCTATTTTAAGTTTGCCTAGTTTAGCTTTCAGATTAGAAGAAGCTTCTAAGACTAAACTAAAGGTTTGGACTTCTCGCCCGCTTTCTCAATTAATTAGCGTCAAAGATTCAGAAAAAACTGTTTCTGGTATCGTCGGTACAGCACAACGAATCTTTCAAAGATTTTTAAAGAAAGATTTTGTCGGGGCTTTCTGTGGTCAGACTACTTTACCTCTAGATATTGATGAAAAACAGTTAGTGATTTTCGGATTAGACCGAAACAATCGCGATATTGTCGGGCCACTCTTAGCCGCGATTCTTCACATGATTGTCAACCGGAATGTTTCGCGTACTGTGCCGCGCCAAGACCCATTAGTAGTAGCATTAGATGAGTTGCCTACTCTTTATTTACCTGCTTTAGTTAATTGGCTGAATGAGAATAGAGAGGATGGCTTTTGTGGAATTTTGGGTTATCAAAATGTTAGTCAGCTTGAAAAAGCTTATGGGAAAGAGTTAGCTAGAGCAATTATTGGGGGTACAGCAACCAAATTCATTTTTAACCCCCAAGACCCGGAATCGTCTAAACTTTTTGCTGATTATTTAGGAGAAATGGAAATTCAACTTAAGTCTAAAAGTCGCAGTACGGGCAAAGGTGGAGGTTCGAGAAGTATCAATGAAAATATTCAGAAACGGCATTTATTAGAAGCCGCCCAATTTGCTAAAATGAAAACCGGGAAGGCGGTTATTATTAACCCGGCCTATACTCGTGGCGATGAAGCTTATGTTCCTCTATTTCAATCCGTAAAAGTTCCCAAAGATGATGTCGCTGAAATGCAATGGTCTGAGGATAAATGGAACTTTATTCAGCAAAAATTGCAGCAAAGGACTTTGACTATCAGTGAGGAAGAACGGCGAGAACAATTTAACGTTCGTCGCGCTTTAGCTTCTGAGCTTTTTCCACTTCCAGACAAAGAAGAAAGTAAGAGTAATCCCGGAGCAAGTGAATTAGCAGACATATTTTAA
- a CDS encoding DEAD/DEAH box helicase has product MKAQDHSKTLENKTLPKLRDYQKQVISDLNIQIQAGHQRNLIVAATGSGKTIVAAEIVYNAFLKGQRVLFVVHRDVLIQQTLEKFGKFGINCGVIAGGRKEERQNRIQIASVQTLAYREIDEWFRPNLVICDECHLTSFTSVMLKRFPKLKNCTSIPSNNCIYIGLTATPFRLAKKEELGDIFTGLVIAPFPEQLIKWGFLTRPVYYSNGELDLSEVGEENGDFAIQDLELKCNVPEAIAAAVKEWQRLAAGRATIAFAVSIAHARAIASSFRDAGVPAAHVDGSMSPKERNIYYEKLSKGEISVLASCESLAEGYDDPKVSAVLLCRPTKSRAKYFQQVGRGLRISPNKTDCLVLDQAGLVKRFGFIEDFREVNLNESVETESGEIPMKTCPVELGGCGALTWIATPRCRQCGYDFVPREKLTPIQALERMIRDEDRQKFYFYRQKLNEAFAKGFSPAWAAERWREEYENSAYPPEDWARGAIFGDNPTPVSEAKYRKYLNIIAGKNHKPKQWVVKYMKCEFGADWAETESVAS; this is encoded by the coding sequence TTGAAAGCCCAGGATCACTCGAAAACTTTAGAAAATAAGACTCTACCAAAACTGCGAGATTACCAAAAACAAGTAATATCAGATTTAAACATCCAAATTCAAGCCGGACACCAACGCAACCTGATCGTCGCTGCTACGGGGTCAGGAAAAACGATCGTGGCAGCAGAGATTGTTTATAACGCTTTTTTGAAAGGTCAACGAGTTTTATTTGTAGTGCATCGAGATGTTTTAATTCAGCAAACTTTAGAAAAATTTGGCAAGTTTGGTATTAATTGCGGAGTAATAGCAGGAGGACGCAAAGAAGAAAGACAAAATCGAATCCAAATAGCTTCGGTACAAACTTTAGCTTATCGGGAAATAGACGAATGGTTTAGACCCAATTTAGTTATCTGCGACGAATGCCATTTAACCAGCTTCACAAGCGTAATGCTCAAACGCTTTCCTAAACTCAAAAATTGTACAAGTATTCCTTCTAATAACTGCATATATATTGGACTAACTGCCACCCCATTTCGTCTTGCTAAGAAAGAAGAATTAGGAGATATTTTTACTGGATTGGTTATTGCACCTTTTCCAGAACAGTTAATTAAATGGGGATTTTTAACTCGACCAGTTTATTACAGTAATGGTGAATTGGATTTATCAGAAGTAGGAGAAGAAAACGGGGATTTTGCCATTCAAGATTTGGAACTAAAATGCAATGTACCAGAAGCGATCGCAGCCGCAGTAAAAGAATGGCAGCGTTTGGCGGCGGGTCGGGCAACCATTGCCTTTGCAGTTAGTATAGCTCATGCTCGCGCGATCGCATCTTCATTTCGAGATGCTGGAGTTCCAGCCGCTCACGTAGATGGGTCGATGTCGCCTAAAGAAAGAAATATTTACTATGAAAAATTATCTAAAGGAGAAATCAGCGTTTTAGCTTCTTGTGAATCCTTAGCAGAAGGCTATGACGATCCAAAAGTATCTGCGGTACTTTTATGCCGACCAACTAAAAGCAGAGCCAAGTATTTTCAACAAGTAGGTAGAGGTTTAAGAATATCACCAAATAAAACAGATTGTTTAGTATTAGACCAAGCAGGATTAGTGAAAAGATTTGGGTTTATTGAAGATTTTCGAGAGGTAAATTTAAATGAATCTGTAGAAACAGAATCCGGCGAAATTCCGATGAAAACTTGCCCGGTGGAATTGGGTGGCTGTGGTGCATTAACTTGGATTGCAACTCCTCGTTGTCGCCAGTGCGGTTATGATTTTGTACCAAGAGAAAAGCTGACCCCAATCCAAGCTTTAGAACGGATGATTAGAGATGAAGACCGTCAGAAATTCTATTTTTATCGCCAAAAGTTAAACGAAGCATTTGCTAAAGGTTTTTCTCCAGCTTGGGCAGCAGAACGTTGGCGAGAGGAATATGAAAATAGTGCTTACCCCCCTGAAGATTGGGCTAGAGGCGCAATTTTTGGCGATAATCCAACTCCGGTATCAGAAGCGAAATATCGTAAATATTTAAATATTATTGCTGGAAAAAATCATAAGCCTAAACAATGGGTTGTTAAATATATGAAATGTGAGTTTGGGGCTGATTGGGCAGAAACGGAAAGTGTAGCATCGTGA
- a CDS encoding 5'-methylthioadenosine/S-adenosylhomocysteine nucleosidase → MKSRQEGHNLPCAVILTAIRVEFKAVCTHLTDLQEEEHPEGTIYELGNFSSNGCSWRVGIVEIGAGNAEAAVETKRAIDYFKPNVVLFVGVAGGIKDVNLGDVVAATKVYGYESGKVVEETFLPRPNVSLVSYRLEQRAKAVARKEDWLERIREPIPTQKPRAFIGAIAAGDKVVASTSSDVYQLLRSNYGDALAVEMESHGVLKAVRANPEINALIIRGISDLIEGKSNADAAGSQETAARHASAFAFEILAKLTLDEVRDTEARDRDTDGLNSQSSTVHNFTKVAENAAVINQGGVNTTNFNNPVF, encoded by the coding sequence GTGAAATCGAGACAAGAAGGCCACAATTTACCTTGCGCGGTTATACTTACTGCTATTCGTGTTGAGTTTAAAGCTGTTTGCACTCACTTAACTGACCTCCAGGAAGAGGAACACCCGGAAGGAACCATTTACGAGCTTGGAAACTTCTCATCCAACGGTTGTTCCTGGCGAGTAGGAATTGTTGAAATCGGGGCAGGCAATGCTGAAGCCGCTGTTGAAACTAAACGAGCCATCGACTATTTCAAGCCAAACGTTGTACTTTTCGTTGGGGTAGCAGGCGGAATCAAAGATGTCAACCTCGGTGATGTGGTAGCCGCAACGAAAGTTTATGGGTATGAGTCAGGAAAAGTTGTAGAGGAGACTTTCCTACCGAGGCCAAACGTAAGTCTCGTGAGTTACCGCCTGGAACAGAGAGCTAAGGCTGTGGCGAGGAAGGAAGATTGGTTAGAGCGGATTAGAGAACCCATCCCAACACAGAAACCTCGTGCTTTTATTGGAGCCATAGCCGCAGGTGATAAAGTGGTGGCTTCGACGAGTTCTGATGTCTATCAGCTCCTCCGTTCAAATTACGGTGATGCGCTGGCAGTGGAAATGGAGAGTCACGGGGTTCTCAAAGCTGTTCGTGCCAATCCAGAAATAAACGCACTAATTATTCGTGGTATTTCTGATCTAATTGAGGGTAAGAGCAACGCAGATGCGGCTGGCTCTCAGGAGACTGCTGCACGACACGCTAGTGCTTTCGCTTTCGAGATTCTGGCGAAGCTTACTCTAGACGAAGTGCGCGACACAGAAGCTAGGGATAGAGATACAGATGGTTTGAATTCTCAATCATCAACTGTCCACAATTTCACCAAGGTCGCAGAGAACGCTGCGGTAATTAACCAGGGTGGAGTTAATACTACTAACTTCAACAATCCTGTTTTTTGA
- a CDS encoding NACHT domain-containing protein, which translates to MPVYLKAQKVAGQLQQAVEAQISKLGKSLSQGAAIIVDGADEAGSRLAADLLYEARILVNAWAKTTVVITSRPIPILVESEEAVKVPLISDQDAYALVERFSGQQITPYVTFKWPQSVHNAIHRPLFAILLGIYLRDRNMMAPNSEGELLSNLVERSLRQARASNPDVEQVLQRLAALSTDRTTGLVSRTEVASTSKLQMLLDSGLVIEDAGNISFPLPILSQWFAAHSLAAGIPDPNDLTNDLERLERWRYPLAIFVGYFDHDTVSKLLVPLAEKHPAFTAEIVNEELARTGWNYTQKISLPLLDECGQRIRTAMQAWVKGSDTLSPVIAPVRKDGTLQPIGIQIQTEEGRLKTAWYRGNETLANIVKLPLSELPSFPNWPQVRQGKPSHKSPWAWQWTLHELVTSLSKLLQNRMLPVTDGTLLREAVWQTALKVTRREIFYQNPIPFNEIEKCISSLPWNIFHSRMNEQMRRHYLNQLTTEVNRLREIGEAELRPPWPGPDCRFKGGWIWESYSQQQILARAKAVYAGAIEGYQQLVSTWFPKFAPHLATAVTLPARLVGVIVLPKPDDELKGILGLEWYFEALPYEQQSYVDFRIGEDGHFMGDSSLHSRLDKRLLSLRPEAARWIRTSIHSAILDVFKPTSATELAYKWLWDDLKRVSWVDGLLGNAPL; encoded by the coding sequence GTGCCTGTATATTTGAAAGCGCAGAAGGTTGCAGGGCAGCTACAACAAGCTGTAGAAGCACAAATAAGTAAATTGGGAAAATCACTCTCCCAAGGTGCTGCAATAATCGTTGATGGAGCCGATGAAGCGGGAAGTCGTCTTGCAGCCGATTTGCTTTATGAAGCTCGCATTCTCGTTAACGCATGGGCGAAAACTACTGTGGTTATCACCAGTAGACCAATTCCCATCCTAGTTGAATCGGAAGAGGCTGTTAAAGTTCCTTTAATTTCCGATCAGGATGCTTATGCTCTCGTTGAGAGGTTTTCAGGACAGCAGATTACGCCATATGTGACTTTTAAATGGCCGCAATCTGTTCATAATGCTATTCACCGACCTTTATTTGCCATCCTGCTTGGTATTTACCTACGAGACCGAAACATGATGGCACCCAACTCTGAAGGGGAATTGCTCTCAAATCTTGTTGAGCGTTCCCTCCGACAGGCAAGAGCGAGTAACCCCGATGTTGAGCAAGTATTACAGCGCCTTGCAGCTCTTTCTACCGATCGCACAACGGGTCTAGTCTCTAGAACTGAGGTCGCATCAACATCAAAATTACAGATGCTTTTAGATTCAGGGTTAGTTATTGAAGATGCTGGAAATATTAGTTTCCCACTGCCTATACTATCTCAGTGGTTTGCAGCGCACAGCTTAGCTGCTGGTATCCCTGACCCCAATGACCTCACAAATGACCTTGAAAGACTGGAACGTTGGCGGTATCCATTAGCTATCTTTGTTGGTTACTTCGACCATGACACAGTATCAAAACTACTTGTACCACTTGCTGAGAAGCATCCTGCTTTTACCGCAGAGATTGTCAATGAAGAACTAGCGAGAACAGGTTGGAATTATACACAGAAAATTTCTTTACCACTATTAGATGAATGCGGACAGCGAATAAGGACTGCTATGCAGGCATGGGTAAAGGGAAGCGACACACTTTCCCCGGTGATTGCACCTGTAAGGAAGGACGGCACACTCCAGCCTATTGGTATACAAATACAAACAGAGGAAGGGCGGCTTAAAACTGCCTGGTATCGTGGGAATGAGACTCTAGCTAATATCGTTAAGTTGCCTTTGTCTGAATTGCCATCTTTTCCGAATTGGCCTCAAGTTCGCCAAGGTAAGCCTAGCCACAAGTCGCCTTGGGCTTGGCAATGGACGTTACATGAGCTAGTTACTTCGCTCTCCAAATTATTGCAAAATCGTATGCTACCAGTTACGGATGGGACTCTTTTACGGGAAGCTGTTTGGCAGACAGCACTAAAGGTAACTCGACGTGAAATTTTTTATCAGAATCCTATCCCTTTCAACGAAATTGAGAAATGTATCTCCAGCTTACCGTGGAATATTTTTCACTCACGAATGAATGAGCAAATGCGTAGACACTATCTCAATCAACTCACAACAGAAGTGAATCGTCTTCGTGAGATTGGAGAAGCGGAGTTGCGTCCTCCTTGGCCTGGTCCAGACTGTAGGTTCAAAGGTGGATGGATTTGGGAAAGCTACAGTCAACAGCAAATCTTAGCTCGTGCCAAGGCTGTGTATGCAGGAGCGATTGAGGGATACCAGCAACTTGTCAGTACATGGTTTCCCAAGTTTGCACCTCATTTGGCAACGGCAGTAACACTCCCTGCCCGTCTTGTTGGTGTAATCGTTCTACCCAAGCCAGATGATGAACTAAAAGGGATTCTCGGTTTAGAGTGGTATTTCGAGGCTCTACCCTATGAGCAACAAAGTTACGTTGACTTTCGTATTGGTGAAGACGGTCACTTTATGGGAGATAGCAGCTTACATTCAAGATTGGACAAACGGCTACTTTCCCTGCGTCCCGAAGCAGCTCGGTGGATTAGGACTTCAATACATTCAGCAATACTGGATGTATTTAAACCTACCTCGGCAACAGAGTTAGCCTACAAATGGTTGTGGGATGACTTAAAGCGAGTTTCTTGGGTAGATGGTCTTCTTGGTAACGCTCCTTTATAA
- a CDS encoding DUF2087 domain-containing protein, whose translation MSELENYLDSQGRITEWPSKRNKGSFQQLVLEYLAERFEVGITYSEKEVNALLNQYHNFNDPALLRREMIERRLLERTRDGKAYWRTATPSSCDRT comes from the coding sequence ATGAGCGAACTGGAAAATTACCTCGACTCACAAGGGCGCATTACCGAATGGCCTTCTAAACGCAACAAGGGTAGCTTCCAACAACTGGTACTGGAATACTTGGCCGAGCGTTTTGAGGTTGGGATTACCTACTCCGAAAAAGAAGTTAATGCCCTGCTAAACCAGTATCACAATTTCAACGATCCAGCGCTCTTGCGCCGAGAGATGATCGAACGTCGCTTACTGGAAAGGACGCGAGATGGCAAAGCTTACTGGCGCACTGCTACACCATCCTCATGCGATCGCACCTAA
- a CDS encoding ParB/RepB/Spo0J family partition protein gives MAANRRSLKQFVFGEEEASTLMENPQSLPITAIALPASQPRRYFDSQKLEELTQSVRSHGILEPLLVRPLPEQLNQYELVAGERRYRAAKAAGLTEVPVTIRQLTDIEALQLSLIENLQREDLSPVEETEGILQLLSFKLEMEVPEVTNRLYRMRNENSGLVSQNVLTNSEGQAIQSLFDSLGLVSWESFITTRLPLLKLPEEIKEALRKGDIAYTKAQVIARVKDALARRSLLDEAVELDLSLVQIKEKIAALNRPQVTNSEKNPTLKSRVDTTYRLLKKSKVWDDPQKEKDLEKLLAQIEALVSDSSGEG, from the coding sequence ATGGCGGCAAATAGGCGCAGTCTCAAACAATTTGTGTTTGGAGAAGAGGAAGCCTCCACCCTGATGGAAAACCCCCAGTCTTTACCGATAACTGCGATCGCCTTACCTGCAAGCCAGCCCCGACGCTATTTCGATTCGCAAAAACTAGAGGAACTCACTCAATCCGTTCGCTCTCACGGCATTTTGGAGCCATTACTGGTGCGTCCACTACCCGAACAACTTAACCAGTACGAATTGGTAGCCGGAGAAAGACGTTACCGAGCAGCAAAAGCGGCTGGGTTAACTGAGGTTCCGGTTACCATTCGCCAACTGACTGATATTGAAGCTTTGCAACTCTCGCTGATTGAAAACCTACAACGGGAAGACCTCAGCCCAGTTGAGGAGACGGAAGGGATTCTGCAATTGCTATCTTTCAAGTTAGAGATGGAAGTACCAGAGGTAACGAATCGACTTTACCGAATGCGAAATGAAAACAGCGGCTTGGTTAGTCAAAACGTTTTGACTAACTCCGAAGGTCAAGCGATTCAGTCTTTATTTGATTCCTTGGGTTTAGTCAGTTGGGAATCTTTCATTACTACTCGGTTGCCGTTACTGAAACTGCCAGAGGAAATTAAGGAAGCACTGCGAAAGGGTGATATTGCCTATACTAAAGCGCAAGTCATTGCCAGGGTGAAAGACGCTCTTGCGCGGCGTAGCTTGTTGGATGAAGCGGTTGAGCTTGACTTGTCGTTAGTTCAAATCAAGGAAAAGATAGCGGCACTCAATCGTCCTCAAGTGACTAATTCGGAAAAAAATCCCACTCTGAAAAGTCGAGTTGATACAACTTATCGCCTGTTAAAGAAATCAAAAGTTTGGGACGATCCTCAAAAGGAGAAAGATTTGGAGAAGTTGTTAGCGCAGATAGAAGCACTGGTTTCTGATTCAAGTGGAGAAGGCTAA
- a CDS encoding AAA family ATPase produces the protein MIISFTNQKGGVGKSTTAVHMAYWLKKRGDVLLVDSDAQQSSSTWLKALDMPYQVVSDPEELFEVLPELAEKYTSVVVDGPGSLSEVTKAILARCDLALVPCQPSGLDLHSSTKILRFIRHAQELRVGMPKAAMFLSRATKGTLLLQEAKQLLKESNFPLLSTTIYQRQCLADAPGQERTVFQLSGVAAKEAAKDYESLFKESLEVLNGGK, from the coding sequence ATGATTATATCCTTCACAAATCAAAAAGGCGGAGTGGGCAAATCGACCACAGCCGTACACATGGCTTACTGGCTCAAAAAACGAGGAGATGTACTGCTAGTAGACTCCGACGCCCAACAAAGTAGTTCGACATGGCTCAAAGCATTGGATATGCCCTACCAAGTAGTCAGCGACCCAGAAGAATTATTTGAAGTACTCCCCGAACTAGCGGAAAAATACACATCTGTAGTAGTAGATGGCCCCGGTAGCCTCAGCGAAGTTACTAAAGCTATACTGGCTCGGTGTGACTTAGCACTCGTTCCCTGTCAACCTTCGGGTCTTGACCTCCATAGCAGCACGAAAATTCTCCGGTTTATCCGACACGCCCAAGAACTGAGAGTCGGAATGCCTAAAGCTGCCATGTTTTTGAGCCGTGCTACCAAAGGAACTCTATTATTACAAGAAGCCAAACAACTGCTCAAAGAAAGCAACTTTCCCCTGCTTTCTACCACCATCTACCAACGGCAGTGTCTAGCGGATGCGCCCGGACAAGAGCGCACCGTTTTCCAATTATCAGGAGTAGCCGCCAAAGAAGCTGCCAAAGATTACGAATCCTTATTTAAAGAATCCTTGGAGGTCTTAAATGGCGGCAAATAG